From a region of the Triticum urartu cultivar G1812 unplaced genomic scaffold, Tu2.1 TuUngrouped_contig_4349, whole genome shotgun sequence genome:
- the LOC125527692 gene encoding membrane-bound O-acyltransferase gup1-like, whose product MTVPGSPVSPGASKMSSVPWKRLELAALCAYAVVFYSAMVQRSLRLARDYSGKLYGLRAGSIPGRLNDSSDAQWRNFRGNLPILTVVMAAFLIVANGLRYGCSLKGRGASLVWLILSLIYLCYLHGACVGFILVIAGVNYAIVKLFARYKYCTGIIWSFNLAMLTLNRVYEGYSFSLFGQQLAFLDNYRGTFRWHICFNFVVLRMISFGCDYCWTLSSSHFDHKKHMQKCEVCYSGKTCYFALQEKGLSVDKYTFLTYLCYLTYAPLYIAGPVVSYNAFAAQLDVPQKNYSVGQICCYGLRWILNFLLIEVMTHFFHYNAFVVSRLWRQLTPFEIFIISYGVLFFMWLKFFLIWRYFRFWSLVGGVETPENMPRCINNCPDLESFWKSWHASFNRWLVRYVYIPLGGSRRKLISVWIVFTFVAVWHDLEWKLISWAWLTCLFFVPEIVIKSFSNNFQAKSTLGRFIHRELCVIAGAVTVSSLMVANLVGYVVGPSGIKVLMSRMLHKDALPALGIIFSTFYVGVKLIFHIRDARKT is encoded by the exons ATGACCGTCCCCGGTTCGCCGGTTTCTCCCGGTGCAAGCAAGATGAGCAGCGTGCCGTGGAAGCGGCTGGAGCTCGCCGCGCTGTGCGCCTACGCGGTGGTGTTCTACAGCGCCATGGTCCAGAGGTCGCTTCGCCTCGCCCGCG ATTACTCCGGGAAACTCTACGGCCTAAGAGCTGGATCAATCCCCGGCCGTCTGAAC GACTCGTCTGACGCGCAATGGAGAAACTTCCGTGGGAACTTACCTATTCTCACCGTTGTAATGGCTGCATTTCTGATCGTGGCGAACGGGCTGCGATACGGCTGTAGCTTGAAGGGCAGAGGGGCCTCGTTGGTCTGGCTTATATTGTCCCTGATCTATCTATGCTACCTACATGGTGCTTG TGTTGGCTTCATTCTTGTAATAGCAGGGGTTAATTACGCCATAGTCAAG TTATTTGCTCGATATAAATATTGCACTGGCATCATATGGAGCTTCAACTTAGCTATGCTTACACTTAACCGGGTCTACGAAGGCTATTCATTCTCATTGTTCGG GCAACAACTGGCTTTCCTTGATAACTATCGGGGTACATTTCGATGGCACATATGCTTCAATTTTG TTGTATTACGGATGATTAGCTTTGGATGTGATTACTGCTGGACACTTAGTTCGTCTCACTTTGATCACAAG AAACACATGCAGAAATGTGAAGTTTGTTATTCCGGCAAGACATGCTACTTTGCTTTGCAG GAGAAAGGACTCAGCGTTGACAAATACACATTCCTAACATATTTATGCTACCTAACATATGCTCCACTCTATATTGCTGGACCTGTTGTAAGCTACAACGCATTTGCAGCTCAG TTAGATGTACCTCAGAAAAATTATTCAGTTGGGCAGATATGTTGTTATGGACTAAGGTGGATCCTAAATTTCCTTCTAATCGAAGTCATGACACACTTTTTCCATTACAACGCGTTTGTAGTCAG CCGATTATGGCGGCAGTTGACACCGTTTGAGATCTTCATCATTAGTTATGGG GTGTTGTTCTTTATGTGGTTAAAATTCTTCCTTATTTGGCGCTACTTCAGGTTCTGGTCACTG GTAGGAGGAGTTGAGACACCTGAAAACATGCCTAGGTGCATAAATAATTGTCCTGACCTGGAGAGTTTCTGGAAAAGCTGGCATGCTTCCTTTAACAGATGGCTGGTCAG GTACGTTTACATACCTCTTGGTGGGTCTCGAAGAAAACTAATTAGTGTCTGGATTGTATTCACATTCGTAGCAGTCTGGCATGACCTGGAATG GAAACTTATTTCATGGGCATGGTTAACATGCTTATTTTTTGTCCCTGAAATAGTGATCAAGTCTTTTTCCAACAACTTCCAG GCAAAAAGTACCCTTGGGCGGTTCATTCATCGTGAATTATGTGTAATTGCTGGTGCTGTGACAGTCAGCTCCCTTATG GTGGCAAACCTTGTTGGCTACGTTGTAGGGCCGTCAGGCATTAAGGTTCTGATGTCGCGGATGCTCCACAAGGATG CCCTTCCTGCACTTGGCATCATATTCTCTACTTTCTATGTGGGCGTCAAG CTTATCTTCCATATACGGGACGCTAGAAAGACTTAA